In Denticeps clupeoides chromosome 1, fDenClu1.1, whole genome shotgun sequence, a single window of DNA contains:
- the LOC114793606 gene encoding interferon-induced protein 44-like → MGAALSVEQKLQDTVQFAGNEVTLTCRVNKDGASARWWHGDVEVQNNNKFSMVQDGMKFVLRIRNVQRSEEGFYKIKVKYYNEEVESTAMVTVKENLRVSRTFQDVKASAGQEVILKCEVNREDVTAEWKKDDKLLTEGRNVVMEQRGKEFILKIKHAQKSDTGFYTCLVKSGSEEVKISAEVAVEEFDREWRSINFNPQTRNKLEAELTQLRPQLEPLRILLYGPIGSGKSSFINSIDIVFKGKISTGALADAAGAGISFTRRFQTHKIEKKNTSEFLPFVLNDVMGLEDEKSKGVHPDDIMSILKGHVKENYLFEPSAPLSEEDPDYKRDPSPTDKVHCLVCLLPADKISFLTDDIFAKMRSIREQASDMGIPQVVVMTKPDMACQVVKSDLRKIYYSMKIKEKMQECSNRLGVPMNCIFPVKNYHEVTELVLEVDVLILKALSTIIHFANDYARQHVVR, encoded by the exons ATGGGAGCAGCACTGAGTG TTGAACAGAAACTCCAGGACACGGTGCAATTCGCTGGAAACGAGGTGACTCTCACATGTAGAGTTAACAAAGATGGAGCTTCAGCACGATGGTGGCATGGCGATGTGGAAGTTCAGAACAACAACAAGTTCAGCATGGTCCAAGACGGGATGAAGTTCGTCCTGAGGATCCGCAATGTGCAACGATCAGAAGAGGGTTTTTACAAGATTAAAGTGAAATATTATAATGAAGAGGTCGAGAGCACTGCGATGGTCACTGTTAAAG AGAACCTTCGGGTTTCCAGAACCTTTCAGGATGTGAAGGCCAGCGCTGGTCAAGAGGTGATTCTAAAGTGtgaggtgaacagagaggacgTCACAGCAGAATGGAAGAAGGATGACAAGCTGCTGACTGAAGGCAGAAATGTTGTCATGGAGCAGCGAGGAAAAGAGTTTATTCTGAAAATCAAACACGCTCAGAAGTCAGATACCGGCTTCTACACCTGCCTGGTGAAGTCGGGCAGCGAAGAGGTCAAGATCTCCGCCGAGGTCGCAGTAGAAG aGTTTGACAGAGAGTGGAGGAGCATAAATTTTAA TCCCCAAACCAGAAACAAATTAGAGGCTGAACTCACTCAGTTGCGACCACAACTGGAGCCGCTCCGGATTCTTCTATATGGGCCTATTGGATCAGGAAAGTCCAGCTTCATCAACTCCATTGATATTGTCTTCAAAGGGAAAATCTCAACTGGAGCCTTGGCTGATGCAGCAGGCGCTGGTATTAGTTTCACCAGAAGG ttccaaACGCACaagattgagaaaaaaaacacttctgaaTTTTTGCCTTTTGTCCTGAATGATGTGATGGGTCTGGAAGATGAGAAGTCTAAAGGGGTGCATCCTGATGACATCATGAGTATTTTAAAGGGTCACGTAAAGGAAAATTACCTG TTCGAACCTTCAGCTCCACTGTCAGAAGAAGACCCAGACTACAAGAGAGATCCCAGTCCAACAGATAAAGTTCACTGTCTGGTGTGTTTGCTGCCAGCAGATAAAATCTCTTTCCTGACTGATGACATATTCGCGAAAATGAGGAGCATCAGAGAGCAGGCCAGTGACATGG GTATTCCTCAGGTTGTCGTGATGACAAAGCCGGACATGGCATGCCAAGTAGTGAAATCCGATCTGAGAAAGATCTACTACAGCATGAAGATCAAAGAAAAA ATGCAGGAGTGCAGCAACAGACTGGGGGTCCCAATGAACTGCATCTTCCCCGTGAAGAACTACCACGAGGTGACTGAACTTGTTCTGGAGGTGGACGTCCTCATCCTGAAAGCTTTATCAACCATTATTCATTTTGCTAATGACTATGCTCGCCAGCATGTGGTGCGTTAG
- the LOC114793579 gene encoding interferon-induced protein 44-like isoform X1, with product MMDYNNKIIKLPALRVEQKLQDTVQFAGNEVTLTCRVNKDGASARWWHGDVEVQNNNKFSMVQDGMKFVLRIRNVQGSEEGFYKIKVKYYNEEVGSTAMVTVKENLRVSRTFQDVKASAGQEVILKCEVNREDVTAEWKKDDKLLTEGRNVVMEQRGKEFILKIKHAQKSDTGFYTCLVKSGSEEVKISAEVAVEEFDREWRSINFNPQTRNKLEAELTQLRPQLEPLRILLYGPIGSGKSSFINSIDIVFKGKISTGALADAAGAGISFTRRFQTHKIEKKGTSEFLPFVLNDVMGLEDEKSKGVHPDDIMSILKGHVKENYLFEPSAPLSEEDPDYKRDPSPTDKVHCLVCLLPADKISFLTDDIFTKMRSIREQASDMGIPQVVVMTKPDTACQVVKSDLRKIYYSMKIKEKMQECSNRLGVPMNCIFPVKNYHEVTELVLEVDVLILNALSTIIHFANDYARQNSHFLG from the exons ATGATGGACTATAATAATAAGATTATAAAGCTACCAGCACTGAGAG TTGAACAGAAACTCCAGGACACGGTGCAATTCGCTGGAAACGAGGTGACTCTCACATGTAGAGTTAACAAAGATGGAGCTTCAGCACGATGGTGGCATGGCGATGTGGAAGTTCAGAACAACAACAAGTTCAGCATGGTCCAAGACGGGATGAAGTTCGTCCTGAGGATCCGCAATGTGCAGGGATCAGAAGAGGGTTTTTACAAGATTAAAGTGAAATATTATAATGAAGAGGTCGGGAGCACTGCGATGGTCACTGTTAAAG AGAACCTTCGGGTTTCCAGAACCTTTCAGGATGTGAAGGCCAGCGCTGGTCAAGAGGTGATTCTAAAGTGtgaggtgaacagagaggacgTCACAGCAGAATGGAAGAAGGATGACAAGCTGCTGACTGAAGGCAGAAATGTTGTCATGGAGCAGCGAGGAAAAGAGTTTATTCTGAAAATCAAACACGCTCAGAAGTCAGATACCGGCTTCTACACCTGCCTGGTGAAGTCGGGCAGCGAAGAGGTCAAGATCTCCGCCGAGGTCGCAGTAGAAG aGTTTGACAGAGAGTGGAGGAGCATTAATTTTAA CCCCCAAACCAGAAACAAATTAGAGGCTGAACTCACTCAGTTGCGACCACAACTGGAGCCGCTCCGGATTCTTCTATACGGGCCTATTGGATCAGGAAAGTCCAGCTTCATCAACTCCATTGATATTGTCTTCAAAGGGAAAATCTCAACTGGAGCCTTGGCTGATGCAGCAGGCGCTGGTATTAGTTTCACCAGAAGG ttccaAACGCACAAGATTGAGAAAAAAGGCACTTCAGAATTTTTGCCTTTTGTCCTGAATGATGTGATGGGTCTGGAAGATGAGAAGTCTAAAGGGGTGCATCCTGATGACATCATGAGTATTTTAAAGGGTCACGTAAAGGAAAATTACCTG TTCGAACCTTCAGCTCCACTGTCAGAAGAAGACCCAGACTACAAGAGAGATCCCAGTCCAACAGATAAAGTTCACTGTCTGGTGTGTTTGCTGCCAGCAGATAAAATCTCTTTCCTGACTGATGACATATTCACGAAAATGAGGAGCATCAGAGAGCAGGCCAGTGACATGG GTATTCCTCAGGTTGTCGTGATGACAAAGCCGGACACGGCATGCCAAGTAGTGAAATCCGATCTGAGAAAGATCTACTACAGCATGAAGATCAAAGAAAAG ATGCAGGAGTGCAGCAACAGACTGGGGGTCCCAATGAACTGCATCTTCCCCGTGAAGAACTACCACGAGGTGACTGAACTTGTTCTGGAGGTGGACGTCCTCATCCTGAATGCTTTATCAACCATTATTCATTTTGCTAATGACTATGCTCGCCAGAATAGTCATTTCCTGGGTTAG
- the LOC114793579 gene encoding interferon-induced protein 44-like isoform X2, producing the protein MVQDGMKFVLRIRNVQGSEEGFYKIKVKYYNEEVGSTAMVTVKENLRVSRTFQDVKASAGQEVILKCEVNREDVTAEWKKDDKLLTEGRNVVMEQRGKEFILKIKHAQKSDTGFYTCLVKSGSEEVKISAEVAVEEFDREWRSINFNPQTRNKLEAELTQLRPQLEPLRILLYGPIGSGKSSFINSIDIVFKGKISTGALADAAGAGISFTRRFQTHKIEKKGTSEFLPFVLNDVMGLEDEKSKGVHPDDIMSILKGHVKENYLFEPSAPLSEEDPDYKRDPSPTDKVHCLVCLLPADKISFLTDDIFTKMRSIREQASDMGIPQVVVMTKPDTACQVVKSDLRKIYYSMKIKEKMQECSNRLGVPMNCIFPVKNYHEVTELVLEVDVLILNALSTIIHFANDYARQNSHFLG; encoded by the exons ATGGTCCAAGACGGGATGAAGTTCGTCCTGAGGATCCGCAATGTGCAGGGATCAGAAGAGGGTTTTTACAAGATTAAAGTGAAATATTATAATGAAGAGGTCGGGAGCACTGCGATGGTCACTGTTAAAG AGAACCTTCGGGTTTCCAGAACCTTTCAGGATGTGAAGGCCAGCGCTGGTCAAGAGGTGATTCTAAAGTGtgaggtgaacagagaggacgTCACAGCAGAATGGAAGAAGGATGACAAGCTGCTGACTGAAGGCAGAAATGTTGTCATGGAGCAGCGAGGAAAAGAGTTTATTCTGAAAATCAAACACGCTCAGAAGTCAGATACCGGCTTCTACACCTGCCTGGTGAAGTCGGGCAGCGAAGAGGTCAAGATCTCCGCCGAGGTCGCAGTAGAAG aGTTTGACAGAGAGTGGAGGAGCATTAATTTTAA CCCCCAAACCAGAAACAAATTAGAGGCTGAACTCACTCAGTTGCGACCACAACTGGAGCCGCTCCGGATTCTTCTATACGGGCCTATTGGATCAGGAAAGTCCAGCTTCATCAACTCCATTGATATTGTCTTCAAAGGGAAAATCTCAACTGGAGCCTTGGCTGATGCAGCAGGCGCTGGTATTAGTTTCACCAGAAGG ttccaAACGCACAAGATTGAGAAAAAAGGCACTTCAGAATTTTTGCCTTTTGTCCTGAATGATGTGATGGGTCTGGAAGATGAGAAGTCTAAAGGGGTGCATCCTGATGACATCATGAGTATTTTAAAGGGTCACGTAAAGGAAAATTACCTG TTCGAACCTTCAGCTCCACTGTCAGAAGAAGACCCAGACTACAAGAGAGATCCCAGTCCAACAGATAAAGTTCACTGTCTGGTGTGTTTGCTGCCAGCAGATAAAATCTCTTTCCTGACTGATGACATATTCACGAAAATGAGGAGCATCAGAGAGCAGGCCAGTGACATGG GTATTCCTCAGGTTGTCGTGATGACAAAGCCGGACACGGCATGCCAAGTAGTGAAATCCGATCTGAGAAAGATCTACTACAGCATGAAGATCAAAGAAAAG ATGCAGGAGTGCAGCAACAGACTGGGGGTCCCAATGAACTGCATCTTCCCCGTGAAGAACTACCACGAGGTGACTGAACTTGTTCTGGAGGTGGACGTCCTCATCCTGAATGCTTTATCAACCATTATTCATTTTGCTAATGACTATGCTCGCCAGAATAGTCATTTCCTGGGTTAG